In Populus trichocarpa isolate Nisqually-1 chromosome 16, P.trichocarpa_v4.1, whole genome shotgun sequence, a genomic segment contains:
- the LOC7488100 gene encoding NDR1/HIN1-like protein 1 encodes MSSKDCGSHGHRRRKIFRRIFAGILIFLLIVLIIILLVWAILRPSKPKFILQDATVYAFNVSSPNVLTSNFQVTLSSRNPNDKVGIYYDKLDVYATYRNQQITLRTSIPTSYQGHKEIDVWSPFIYGSAVPVSPYNSVALSQDQATGTVLLMIKIDGRVRFKVGTFISAKYHLNVRCPAYIQFGSRTSGIIVGENAIKYQLVTRCSVSL; translated from the coding sequence atgtCATCCAAAGACTGCGGCAGCCACGGCCACAGACGCCGAAAAATCTTCCGTCGAATCTTCGCCGGAATCCTAATCTTCCTCCTCATAGTCCTCATCATAATTCTCTTAGTTTGGGCCATCCTCCGTCcttcaaaaccaaaattcatcctccAAGATGCTACAGTTTACGCCTTCAACGTTTCATCTCCAAATGTTCTCACTTCCAACTTCCAAGTCACCTTATCCTCTCGCAACCCCAATGACAAAGTCGGGATCTACTATGATAAACTCGATGTTTATGCCACATACCGTAACCAACAAATAACTCTACGTACTTCCATACCTACTTCTTACCAAGGACACAAAGAAATTGATGTTTGGTCCCCTTTTATCTACGGCAGCGCCGTGCCTGTATCTCCGTACAATTCAGTTGCATTAAGTCAAGACCAAGCTACAGGAACTGTGTTGCTGATGATCAAGATTGATGGTCGTGTCCGATTCAAAGTTGGAACCTTTATTTCTGCGAAATATCATTTGAATGTTCGGTGTCCTGCTTATATTCAGTTTGGTAGCAGAACCAGTGGAATCATTGTCGGTGAGAACGCCATTAAGTATCAGCTGGTAACGAGATGCAGTGTGAGCCTTTGA